CGAGCGCTACATGGGCCTGCTGCCCCGGAATAAGGCCGGCTACGACTCAACCGACGTGCTCAGCTACGTAGACCGCTATAAGGGTGGGCTCCTGCTGGTTCACGGCACCGGCGACGACAACGTCCATCCCCAGAATACCTGGCAGCTCATCGAGAAGCTGACCGAGCGGAATAAGCCGTTTGACCTGATGATGTATCCCGGCAAGAATCACGGCCTGCCCGGGACGCACTACCATCTGTACAGCAAGATGACCAGGTTCCTGAAAGCAAATCTTGGGGGCTGACTGAAATAGCGCTAAAGACCAGCTAAAATCCTGCGGTCCTGGAATGGGTGGACCGTCCCTGCAGGGCGCGAGCTGCGGCCTGCTCAGGCGGAAAATCCGCTTCCGCTGTCGACCGATTCCCGCTTATATAAGATTTGTTTATCCTAATATCCTTTTCTTATTGCAACCTTCTCGCGAGTAGGTCTAAATTGAGACGGAAGGGAAATAGGAATTGTTCCCCGGAAGTGGGTATTAAAGGGCTATGACTTTACGTAATCTGCACCTCTTCCCACCAAGCATAGGACCGGATGTCACCTCCTTCGACCTATCGGGTTGTTTAATCATTCCATCCCCCGCCCTGATACCCAGGACCAGTTTGAATGACCGCCGCTGCAGCAAGAGCGGGTTCCTGCCCGTGCCCGTCCGTTCAAAGCGGGATCAGCGATCCCCCTACCTCCGGTAGATGAACCTCGGCTCCGCAAAGGCATTGATCGCAATCCCATCCGGGGCTGGCTATTTGTGTGATCCTGACGATAATGCGAGGGGGCGCTGAATCATGAAGCTTAACTGCTGGGATTACATGAATTGCGGGCGCGAGGTTGATGGAGCCAATGTGGTCACCCGCGGTATCTGCCCGGCCTGGTCATATTGGACCTTTCAGGGCAAAAACGGTGGTTTCCGCGCGGGACGCTATTGCTGGAACGTCGCCGGCACCTTCCGCGAGGGAGAGCCCCTGTGCACCCACGCCGCCGAGTTTAGCAGCTGCACCAAATGCGATTTCTACCGGCTGGTCGAAAAGGAGGAAGGCAAAAACTTTGCGGCCTAGGCGCGGGTGATGCTTTATCACTGAGCCTCAGGTCCACGAATACACAAAGGGATAAAGGACGCTATGAACTACTGGCGTGTACCGCTTGACCTCGAAGAGATCGAAATTCCGCACGGCGAGATCCACCTGATCGTGGATCGCTGTAAAGGCTGCGGCTTCTGCGTTGAGTATTGTCCCCGGGATGTCCTTGAGTTGTCCACTGAATTCAACCGCAAGGGTTATCACTATCCGAATATCCTGAATCAGGGCTCCTGCGTAAACTGTAATTTGTGTGAAATGATCTGCCCCGAATTTGCCATCTTCTGCCTGGAAGCGGAGAAGAGGCACCCGGAGCCTGAAGAAGTCCTTCAAGGAGGTAAATAGTCGTGAAGGCTGATCCTATCGGCGTCGCTACGGGCAGCTATTACATGGACGGCGACCACGCCTGTGCGGAGGGCGCCATCGCCGGGGGCTGCCGCTTCTTCGCCGGCTATCCCATCACACCCTCTACTGAGGTAGCCGAGAGAATTTCAGAACGCTTCCCCAAAGTGGGCGGCATGTTCATCCAGATGGAGGACGAACTAGCTTCCATGGCGGCCATTATCGGCGCCGCCTGGGCCGGAACCAAGGCGATGACGGTCACTTCAGGCCCCGGCTTCTCCCTGATGATGGAAAACCTGGGCCTCGGAGCCATGATGGAAACTCCCTGCGTGGTGGTCAACGTCCAGCGCGGGGGCCCTTCCACCGGCCTGCCCACCCTCACCGGCCAGGCAGATATGATGCAGGCACGCTGGGGCTCCCACGGGGATTACGAGATCATCGCCCTCTCCCCCAACTCACCCCAGGAATGCTTCGACCTGACCATCACCGCCCTCAACCTCGCCGAGCAGTGGCGGGTCCCGGTCCTGTTCATGATGGACGAGTGCGTGGGACACATGACCGAGAAAGTGGTGATCCCCAAACCCGAGGAAATCGATATCGTCCCGAGGAAATACTACCAGGGTGATCGGGAAACCTACCGTCCTTTCAAGTTCGACGGTACGGCAAACATTGCCCCCATGGTCAAGGCCGGGGATGGCTACTTCATTCACGTGACGGGACTGACCCACGACGAGCGGGGCTACCCGATCATCAACGCCGACGCCCAGGACAAGAACGTCCGCCACCTGGTTGATAAAATTCGCAATAACGCGGAGAAAATCTGGATAATCGAGGAGGACAGCGTTGAGGACGCCGAGGTGGTCGTCGTCTCTTACGGCATCACTTCCCGGGTGGCCCTGAAGGCGGTGGAAGCGGCCCGGAACAAGGGCATTAAAGTCGGCACCTTGAGGCTGATCACCGTGTGGCCGTTTCCCGAAGCGCGGGTTCGACAGCTGGCCCGCAAAGTGAAAACATTTGTGGTCCCGGAAATCAACATGGGACAAATCGTACTGGAGGTTGAGCGCTCCGCACAGGGACAGGCCAGGAGCATCCTGGTCCCCCACGCGGGAGGCTGGGTACACGATCCGAACGACATCCTGGCAGCCATCGAGGAGGGCGCAGCATGAGCGAGATGGAACAAGAATACAGCGACACTCTGACCATACCGCCACCGGAAGAAGAACTGCGCCACCCCATGGAACAGTACCTCCGCATGGAACGGCTGCCCCATATCTGGTGCTCCACCTGCGGTATCGGCACTGTCCTCACCGCCTTCATCGCCGGCCTACAAAAATCCGGGCTGGATCGCAAAAAAGTGGCCGTGATCTCAGGGATCGGCTGTTCGGGCCGCGCCGCCGGCTATCTCCGCCTGGACTCCTTCCACTCCACTCATGGCCGCGCCATACCCTTCGGAACCGGACTCGCACTGGGGAACCCCGAACTGAAGATAGCCGTGATCAGCGGCGACGGGGATCTGGTGGCCATCGGGGGAAATCACCTCATCCACGCCGCCCGACGAAACATCAATATGACGATCATCTGCATCAACAATTTCAATTATGCCATGACCGGTGGCCAGGCGGGTCCCACCACCCCCATTGAGGCCAACGCCTCCACGGCCCCCTACGGCTGCTACGAATTCCCCTTCAACCTGCCTCACCTGGCCGAATCGAGCGGAGCAGTGTACGTAGCCCGCTGGACGGCCCTGCACATCCGTCGGCTCACCAATGCCGTAGCCGATGCTCTCCTCAAGCCGGGATTCTCCTTCATCGAGGTGGTCTGCCCCTGCACCACCCTCTACGCCCGCCGCAACCGGCTGGGCGACGGCCTGGACCTCATGCGCTTCTACCACGACAACGCCATTATCAAACACGGCGCGGATACCCGCGAAGTGGACATCGAGTTCCAGAAAAGCATCATCGTCGGCAAATTCGTCGATAAAGACAAACCGACCTTCCTGGAAAAACGTGATCAGTTCCTGAAATCCAAACTGGGTGACCAGTTCGTGCCATACAGGCCACCTACGCCGTGAGTTTTTAGTGATTGGTGATTGGTCGGCATACTGATTATGGAGGATAATAGTTCTGATCAGGACAAACTGTATAAGCTGGAGGATTTTGAACTTTATAAGACTGCCGGCAATTTTCGCAAGAAAGTTTATGAGGTTCTAAAAGCATTGGCACGGGCTATATAGCATACCTGAAGAAAAGCCAGGATATGGCAAGTAAATAGGTACTATAATGAGAATAGATATCAACACCCAATCACCAGTAACCAGTTGCGACAAGAAGGGCACTTGACCATGGACATTAGATTTTCCGGCTTTGGAGGACAGGGAATCATTAAAGCCGGCATTCTGGTCGGCAAGGCCGCCTCCCTGTTCGATAACAAGTTCGGCACTTTAACCCAGAGCTTTGGCCCGGAAGCCCGCGGCGGAGCCTGCTCCGCCCAAATCGTCATCGACGACTCCCCGGTGCTCTACCCCTACATCGTGGTCCCCGAAATCCTGGTCACCATGTCCCAGGAAGCCTACGAGAAGTTCAACGAAGAGCTGATCCCCGGGGGTATCCTGCTTACCGACGAAGACCTGGTCAAAACCGATAAGTTTCGAAAAGACGTCAAGGTCTATTCCATCCCCTCTACGAGAATCGCTGAAGAGATGGGGAACCGTATCTTCGCCAACGTGGTCATGATCGGCTTCTTCACCGCTGTTACCAGAGTGGTCAGCCCGGAGGCGGTGCAAAAGGCCCTGCCCGGTGCCGTGCCTGACCGATTTATTGACGTCAATATCGAAGCCTTCGAGCGGGGGTATGACTATGGAATGAATTTGCTGAAAAAGAAGCAACCGGCGGCGAAGGCCAAGACGGGAACCAAAAAGAAAGTGAAAGCTGCAGCTTGATCTGCTTCAAAGAGATGCTGGTTCCATCTACAGACAGTTGATAGTCAGGGATATGATCATATTGCACCGGTCACCAACCGCTCTCAGCAGCATTCACAGCACGCTCTCGGGTGCCCCTGGATTTTTTCTCTACCCCGATGTAATTCGCGTACTCGTAACGCAACGAAGCAAACGGCGGAGGTAAGCTTGACAGACAAGGGAGTCCTTGTCCTTGGAGGCGGGATTGCCGGCATGCAGGCGGCCTTGGACCTGGCTAATAGCGGCATTAAGGTCCATCTGGTGGAAAGGCGTCCCAGCATCGGTGGCCGGATGGCCCAGCTGGACAAAACTTTTCCCTCCATGGACTGCGCTATATGAATCCTTGGACCGAGGATGATGGATGTCGGTCGACATCCTAACATAATACTCTACACCAACAGCCAGCTGACCGAGCTTACTGGATCAGCCGGGGCTTTTACAGCCGAGATTTCTGTAAAGACCCGGTATGTAGACCCGGATCTATGTACCGCTTGCGGTGATTGTTCAGCTGTGTGCCCCGTCGCCCGACCCAGTGACTTCGATGTGGGTCTGAGCACTCGGAAGGCTATTTATCAGCCCTTTCCCCAGGCAGTACCCTCAGCCTATATCATGGATGATCAGGATTGCCTGGGGCATGTACCCATTGCGTGCGGCAAGTGTGCCGACGCCTGCAAGGTCGGGTGTATTGATTTCGACCGGCCGGATGAAATCATCGAAGTTGAGGTGACCGCTGTAATTGTCGCCACAGGCATTGATTATTACAATCCCCGGGAAGCCAGCGAATACGGATATACCCGGTTCCTGAACGTCGTCACCAGCTTTGAATTGGAACGATTGCTCTCGGCCAGCGGTCCTACCAAAGGTGAACTGCTACGATTCACCAACCGTGAGACGCCCGAAACCATTGCTTTTATCAACTGTGTGGGTTCGCGCAACGAAAAGCTGGACATTCATTATTGCAGCCGCATCTGTTGCATGAATTCCATTAAATCAGCTCTGGTTATTAGAGAACATTATCCCGACGCTGAGATTCTGGTCTTCTATGTCGATATCCGGGCCTTCGGCAAAGGATTTGAAGAGTACTTCCAACGGGCGCTTGACAAGGGCGTAAAGTTCATCAAAGGGAAGCCCTCCAAGATTGTGGAAGACCCCCAGACCAACGATCCCATTTTATTTGTTGAAAACACGCAAGATGGATCAGTTTCGAAATTCCCCGTCGATTTAGCGATTTTAAATGCCGCCATCATACCTTCGGGGGGCACGAAAGAACTGGCGGAGGTGGTGGGTATCGAACTGGATGAAGATAGCTTTTTCAAAGAATTGGACCCGTGTGCGAACCCTCTCGAATCCACCCGACCGGGTATTTTCCTATGCGGCTGTTCAACCGCCCCGAAAGATATCACCGATTCCATCGCGGAAGCCTCCGGCGCCGCGGCAAAAGCAGCCCTCGTTCCTGAACCTGAAGAGTTGGAGAAGGAGGAGGGAGAGGAAGAAATAGAGAAAGAAGAAGTAGAAATGGAGCCGGAGACGATCGCAGCGGGTGAATCCCTTGCTGAGACCGAGGGAGCGCCTGCAGGGGAGATACCCCAGCTCGACGTATCCGGTGAACCTCGAATCGGCGTTTTCATCTGTCATTGCGGTTTGAATATTGCCGGGGTTGTCTGTATAGAGGAAGTCGTGGAGTATGCTCGATTACTGGCTGATGTGGCCTATGTCGAAGATAGCCTGTTCACCTGTGCCAGCAGCACTCAGGAGCACCTTCAGGAAATGATTCTGGAACACGACCTGAACCGGGTAGTTGTAGCGGCCTGCACTCCCAGGACCCACGAGCCCATTTTTCAGGAGACCCTCAGAGCGGTGGGCCTCAATCCCTACCTGTTTGAGATGGCCAACATTCGTGATCAATGTTCATGGGTCCATCAGAATTCGCCAGAAGCCGCGACGGCTAAAGCCAGGGACTTGGTCCGCATGTCAGTGGCCCGGGTGAGAAGACTGCAGCCGCTGGAGCCGAGGGAAATGACCCTGAAAATTGCGGTTCTCGTCGTAGGTGGGGGGGTGGCTGGCATGCAGGCGGCCAGCGATATTAGCAGTCGGGGATTCAAGACCATCCTTATAGAGAGGGAGTCCCAGCTTGGTGGGCGGGTTTCCCAGGTGGCCACGCTCTACCCCAGCGGCATGGCCGGCAAGCAACTGGTGTCCCAGAAACTGAAAGAGCTCCATGAAGCGAATGTGGAAATCCTGACCAATACCTGTATTGAAGGAATTAGCGGGTTTGTCGGAAACTTCACTGTGTGCCTAGCAAGTCAATCCAACGGTAGAAGCCTGAAACGGGATATTGACGTGGGGGCAATTGTCCTGGCCATCGGTTCCGACCTGTATAAACCGGATGGTGAATTCGGTTATGGCCAATATGCCAATGCCTTCACAAATATGGAGGTCGAGCGGCTGCTGGTGGAGAAGGGGAAATTCACTGTTGCTGGCAAGAAGCCGCGTTCTATCGTTTATTTCCAGTGTGTCGGTTCGAGGAACCCGGAGACCAACCCGGGTTGTTCCCGCTACTGTTGTCAGACCGCTATCAAGCAAGCCATCAAGTTCCGCCAGCAGGGAATCAATGTGACCATTTTTTACCGGGACATCCGCATGTACAGCGTAGGCGCCGAGCGGATGTATCGGAAGGCCCGGGAGCTGGGCATTCTCTTCGTACCGTATTCAGTGAGTGATCCACCGAAAGTCATTGGTAAGCAAAGGGTGGAGTGCGTGGAGTTCCACCAACCCATTCTGGATACTGTCCTACGTCTGACAGTGGATGCGGTGGTGCTCTCTGTAGGTATGGTCCCCAAAGTCGGTGAGCACGACAACCTAGCCAATTTGCTCAAGGTAACTCGCAGCGGGGATCAATTCTTCATGGAGCGTCATCCGAAGCTGGGTCCCGTCGAGACCACGACGGAGGGTGTATTTCTCACAGGATGCGCCCAAGCCCCGAAGGACATCGGCGATTCAATCGTCCAATCCTCCGCGGTAGCGGCCAAGGTCGCTGCGCTACTCTCCAAAGGAACGATCAATCTGGAGCCCATTACGTCATTTGTGACCAAGGAGTTCTGTCGAGCCTGCGAGACGTGCGTAGCGATTTGCGAATACAATGCCATTGCGATCGAAGAGGAAGCGGGATTGAGGTTTGCGGTAGTGAACGAGGCTCTTTGCAAAGGCTGTGGCACCTGTGCCGCTCATTGTCCCTCAGGCGCCATTGACACCCATCATTTCCTGAAAGA
The sequence above is a segment of the Candidatus Neomarinimicrobiota bacterium genome. Coding sequences within it:
- a CDS encoding FAD-dependent oxidoreductase; amino-acid sequence: MTDKGVLVLGGGIAGMQAALDLANSGIKVHLVERRPSIGGRMAQLDKTFPSMDCAI
- a CDS encoding ferredoxin family protein, whose product is MNYWRVPLDLEEIEIPHGEIHLIVDRCKGCGFCVEYCPRDVLELSTEFNRKGYHYPNILNQGSCVNCNLCEMICPEFAIFCLEAEKRHPEPEEVLQGGK
- a CDS encoding 4Fe-4S binding protein encodes the protein MMDVGRHPNIILYTNSQLTELTGSAGAFTAEISVKTRYVDPDLCTACGDCSAVCPVARPSDFDVGLSTRKAIYQPFPQAVPSAYIMDDQDCLGHVPIACGKCADACKVGCIDFDRPDEIIEVEVTAVIVATGIDYYNPREASEYGYTRFLNVVTSFELERLLSASGPTKGELLRFTNRETPETIAFINCVGSRNEKLDIHYCSRICCMNSIKSALVIREHYPDAEILVFYVDIRAFGKGFEEYFQRALDKGVKFIKGKPSKIVEDPQTNDPILFVENTQDGSVSKFPVDLAILNAAIIPSGGTKELAEVVGIELDEDSFFKELDPCANPLESTRPGIFLCGCSTAPKDITDSIAEASGAAAKAALVPEPEELEKEEGEEEIEKEEVEMEPETIAAGESLAETEGAPAGEIPQLDVSGEPRIGVFICHCGLNIAGVVCIEEVVEYARLLADVAYVEDSLFTCASSTQEHLQEMILEHDLNRVVVAACTPRTHEPIFQETLRAVGLNPYLFEMANIRDQCSWVHQNSPEAATAKARDLVRMSVARVRRLQPLEPREMTLKIAVLVVGGGVAGMQAASDISSRGFKTILIERESQLGGRVSQVATLYPSGMAGKQLVSQKLKELHEANVEILTNTCIEGISGFVGNFTVCLASQSNGRSLKRDIDVGAIVLAIGSDLYKPDGEFGYGQYANAFTNMEVERLLVEKGKFTVAGKKPRSIVYFQCVGSRNPETNPGCSRYCCQTAIKQAIKFRQQGINVTIFYRDIRMYSVGAERMYRKARELGILFVPYSVSDPPKVIGKQRVECVEFHQPILDTVLRLTVDAVVLSVGMVPKVGEHDNLANLLKVTRSGDQFFMERHPKLGPVETTTEGVFLTGCAQAPKDIGDSIVQSSAVAAKVAALLSKGTINLEPITSFVTKEFCRACETCVAICEYNAIAIEEEAGLRFAVVNEALCKGCGTCAAHCPSGAIDTHHFLKEQIDAVLDALLTS
- a CDS encoding 2-oxoacid:acceptor oxidoreductase family protein, giving the protein MDIRFSGFGGQGIIKAGILVGKAASLFDNKFGTLTQSFGPEARGGACSAQIVIDDSPVLYPYIVVPEILVTMSQEAYEKFNEELIPGGILLTDEDLVKTDKFRKDVKVYSIPSTRIAEEMGNRIFANVVMIGFFTAVTRVVSPEAVQKALPGAVPDRFIDVNIEAFERGYDYGMNLLKKKQPAAKAKTGTKKKVKAAA
- a CDS encoding thiamine pyrophosphate-dependent enzyme, with protein sequence MSEMEQEYSDTLTIPPPEEELRHPMEQYLRMERLPHIWCSTCGIGTVLTAFIAGLQKSGLDRKKVAVISGIGCSGRAAGYLRLDSFHSTHGRAIPFGTGLALGNPELKIAVISGDGDLVAIGGNHLIHAARRNINMTIICINNFNYAMTGGQAGPTTPIEANASTAPYGCYEFPFNLPHLAESSGAVYVARWTALHIRRLTNAVADALLKPGFSFIEVVCPCTTLYARRNRLGDGLDLMRFYHDNAIIKHGADTREVDIEFQKSIIVGKFVDKDKPTFLEKRDQFLKSKLGDQFVPYRPPTP
- a CDS encoding 2-oxoacid:acceptor oxidoreductase subunit alpha; this encodes MDGDHACAEGAIAGGCRFFAGYPITPSTEVAERISERFPKVGGMFIQMEDELASMAAIIGAAWAGTKAMTVTSGPGFSLMMENLGLGAMMETPCVVVNVQRGGPSTGLPTLTGQADMMQARWGSHGDYEIIALSPNSPQECFDLTITALNLAEQWRVPVLFMMDECVGHMTEKVVIPKPEEIDIVPRKYYQGDRETYRPFKFDGTANIAPMVKAGDGYFIHVTGLTHDERGYPIINADAQDKNVRHLVDKIRNNAEKIWIIEEDSVEDAEVVVVSYGITSRVALKAVEAARNKGIKVGTLRLITVWPFPEARVRQLARKVKTFVVPEINMGQIVLEVERSAQGQARSILVPHAGGWVHDPNDILAAIEEGAA
- a CDS encoding two-CW domain-containing protein, yielding MKLNCWDYMNCGREVDGANVVTRGICPAWSYWTFQGKNGGFRAGRYCWNVAGTFREGEPLCTHAAEFSSCTKCDFYRLVEKEEGKNFAA